Genomic window (Candidatus Neomarinimicrobiota bacterium):
CTTCACAACTTGATAAGGTTATTGTATCAACTGATCATCCTGCTGTTCAAAAGGCAATGGAGGATTTAAATATACATGTCATGATGACAGCCGAGAACCACCGCTCCGGCACTGATAGAGTGGCTGAAGTTGCTGAATCTGTCAGCGGTGATATTTTTATCAATATTCAGGGAGACGAGCCTTACATAGAGCCGGAGATCATTAATCTTCTTATGGAACAATTTCAGACAGAACCGACAACACCCATGGCTACTGTTGCTTCTACAAATCTGTCTGATGAGGATTGGAATGACCCTAATATTGTTAAAGTCCAAGTTGGAGAAGACAGAAATGCGGTCGGTTTTTTCAGGGTGCCCGCCAGCCAGATGCCTGGGGATTATTGCTACAAACATCTGGGCATTTACGGATTCAAAAGAGATTTTCTGATCGAGTTTGCCGGAATGGCTCGATCCGCTAACGAGAAATCTCTGGACCTTGAGCAGATGAGAGCTTTGGATAACGGGATACCCATTTCGGTGGTAATTACCGATCTTGACTCTGTGGGGATAAACAGACCGGAAGACCTTGAAAAATTGAAGGAGACTGAGATCATTGCCTAAAAGACCAACGAAATACATTTTTGTATTGGGTGGTGTCATTTCCGGACTTGGCAAAGGAATTACCTCCGCATCCATCGGCTATCTGTTGAAGAGCAAAGGTCTATCTGTCACCATTATGAAGCTGGATCCTTACCTTAACGTAGATCCCGGTACCATGAACCCCTATCAGCACGGCGAAGTGTTTGTTCTGGATGACGGTTCTGAAACGGATCTTGATCTGGGGCACTACGAGCGGTTCATCGATGTGGATATGAGCAAGAACAACAACGCCACCACGGGCCAGGTGTATGAGGCTGTTCTGAAAAGGGAGCGTCTTGGAGATTACCTAGGTCAAACGATTCAGGTTATTCCACATATCACGGATGAGATTAAACGACGCGTGTACGAAATGAATAAACCGAGACGGTTTGATGCAGTTATAGCCGAAGTTGGGGGTACGGTCGGTGACATTGAAAGTTTACCATTCCTGGAGACCATTCGACAGATCCGCTTGGAAAAGGGACGGGAGAATGTATTTATTGCCCTTGTGACCCTTTTGCCGTTCGTGGAAGCCAGTGAAGAGTTAAAAACAAAACCGACACAACACAGTGTAATGAAATTGAGAGAGATCGGTCTTGAGCCCGACCTGATTCTTTGCCGGTCATCTTTTCCAGTCCCTAAATCTGTGAAAGAGAAGATTTCACTCTTTTGCAGTGTGCCAACCTCGCATGTTGTTGAAGCGAGAGATGTGAAAAGCATTTATGAGATCCCTCTTGTTTTCCATGAGCAGAAAGTTGGTCAACTTGTTGCCCAACAGCTGGGCCTTGATGGCGCGAATCCTAACATTGCCAAATTGGAAGCGTTCGTGGATCGATTCAAGAATCCTAGTCACGAGGTCACCATTGCTCTCTGTGGGAAATACACAGAACTCCCCGATGCGTACAAGAGCGTGCTAGAGGCGTTCGTCCATGCCGGTGTGGAAAATGACGCCCGTGTTTCTATTAAATGGATCAACTCAGAGGAACTTGTCTCAGATGAAAAGTGTAATAAACAGTTCGCTGGTGTTGATGGCATATTGGTACTGCCAGGTTTCGGTGATCGTGGTACCGAAGGAAAGATTCTCGCAGGAAAGTATGCGAGGGAAAAAAAGGTCCCTTATCTAGGGATCTGTCTCGGATTGCAAACAGCTGTCATCGAATTCGCCCGCCATGTCTGTGGCTTGAAAAAGGCTACCAGTACCGAATTCAAAAAGCGAGCCAGTGAACCTGTCATAGATCTCATGGACGGGCAGAAAAAAGTAAAACGTAAAGGTGCTACTATGCGTCTTGGTGCTTACGCTTGTGAAGTTAAATCAGGAACAAAAACCTATAAGGCTTATCGGAAGAAAATGGTCTCAGAGCGGCATCGCCATCGCTACGAAGTAAATAACAAATTCCGGAAAGTGCTGGAGAAGCATGGCATGATCTTAAGTGGCATAAACCCAGACCTGAATCTTGTAGAAATCATTGAATTACCCAATCATCCTTGGTTTGTGGCGAGTCAATTCCATCCCGAGTTAAAAAGCCGCGTAAACCGTGCCCACCCTCTATTTCGAGATTTTGTAAAAGCAGCTGTAACCCACAACAACTCACAATGACCATAACTGTTGACAGCGTCGTTTTCGGTGCCGATGCCATGCCTGTCATCGCTGGTCCCTGTGTCATAGAATCGCGCGACCACAGCCTGAAAATGGCTGCTGCATTAAATGAGATTTTTTCCAAACTCGCCGTACCGTTTATTTTCAAGTCATCTTTCGACAAAGCGAACCGAACCGCCGGCGATTCATTCCGAGGGCCCGGTTTGGATGAGGGATTACAGATTCTCGCTGAAGTCAGAAGTGAGACAGGTGTCCCCGTTTTGACAGATATTCATGCTCCTGACCAGGCGCAACCTGTGAGCGAAGTGGCGGATGTGATCCAGATCCCGGCATTTCTTTGCCGGCAGACGGACCTGCTGGTGGCGGCCGCCGAAACCGGTAAATGCATCAATGTAAAAAAAGGGCAGTTTGTGGCGCCGGGAGATGTGGGTGCTATTACTGAAAAAATAGAAAATGCCGGGAATAGTCAGATATTGCTCACAGAGCGTGGTGTTTCTTTCGGCTACAACAATCTCGTATCCGACATGCGTTCAATTGAAATGATGAAAAAAACTGGTTATCCGGTTGTTTTTGATGCAACTCACAGTGCCCAGCATCCCAGTGCAGCGGGGAACCGCTCGGGAGGGGATCGTGAGATGATCCCGCTTTTGGCTCGGGCTGCAGTAGCCGCTGGTTGTGACGCTCTTTTCATGGAAATCCATGATGATGTTGATGGTGCAAAAAGCGATGCTGCCACCCAGTGGCCTCTTGAAAGAACGGAAGAATTGATCTCCTCACTGGCTCGAATTAGGGAGGTAGTTGCTTCTTGATATGAGCAAAACCGTTGAACAGCGTCTGCGAAAGATCAAGCTCCTCATCGCCGATGTGGACGGCGTATTGACGGACGGCTCCATCTATCTGGGGAACGACGGTGTCGAGTTTAAACGATTCAGTGTCCTTGACGGGGCCGCTGTGGCCTTTGCGCGAGCTGCGGGGTTGAAACTTGCTGTCATCTCGGGGCGTTACTCTCCTGCCACAGAATCGAGAATGAAAGAATTGGGAATTGATGAAGACTGTTACCAGGGAAAACTAAACAAATTGAGAATTTATGAGGAGCTCTGCCATAAGTATGACCTCAAGGATGATGAGGTAGCTTACATTGGCGATGATCTTATCGATGCGGATGTTATGGAGAAAGTAGGCATGGCAATAGCTGTTCGCAACGCACACCCTTTTATCAAAGAGATCGCTCACCACTGTACGGAAACTGTTGGCGGAGAGGGAGCATTTCGCGAGGCGGTGGAACTGATCCTGAAGGGTCAGGGCCTCTACGAAAAAACACTCAAAACCATCAAGGACAGAATTGCATCAAAACATGAGTAAGAACAAACAGAACATCGATATCGGCCGGAATGTCGTCCAGATCGAATCGGAGGCACTTACGTTGCTGGCAAAAAGGATCGGAGAAGACTTCGACAAAGCGGTGGAACTGGTCTTTGATAGAAGTGGTCGGGTTGTGGTTACTGGCATGGGTAAGTCGGGTCTTATTTCACAGAAGATTGCATCCACATTCGCCAGCACCGGCACGCCCGCACAGTTCATCCATCCCAGTGAAGCTGTCCACGGTGACATCGGTATGGTGACTTCACAGGATACAGCTCTTGCCGTATCAAACAGTGGTGAGACTTATGAAATTATCCAGCTCCTACCAATCTTTGCACGACTGAACGTGCCTGTTATTGCACTTGTGGGGCGAACCGATTCTACCATAGGCAATAAAGCGGATATCGCTTTGGATGTGAGTGTTGAGAGAGAAGCGTGTACACTGGAACTTGCACCCACTGCCAGTACCACAGCAACGCTGGCCATGGGAGATGCCTTGGCCATTGCACTCCTCGAAAAGCGTGGGTTCAAAACTGAGGATTTTGCACAACTCCATCCCGCCGGCTCTCTTGGGAAAAAGCTCCTCCTCACTGTCCAGGAAATCATGCATTCTGGTGATGATCTTCCCATCGTCACAGATTCCACTGACGTAAAGTCCACGCTCCTCACCATTAGTGAAAAACGCCTCGGCGTCGCTGTTGTATTAAATGATGAAGGTCAGCTGTGCGGAATTATCACTGATGGTGACATTCGCCGGGCTTTTGAAAAAGACAGCGACTTGTTTAATAAAACAGCAGAATCACTGGTGCTGTCTGAAGAGCCAAGATGGGTATCAGCCGATACACTTGCCATCAACGCACTGAAAATCATGGAAAAGCATGCAATTACTTCTCTGCTTGTCTATGAGTCTGAAAAAAAGGATTTGGCTCCTAACGGCTTGGTTCATATTCATGATATTTTAAAAGCAGGAGTAATGTGAAGATCATAGTTCCGTTGGTTCTGATGGCATCTCTTTCAGGTTGCGGAGGATCCGACAGTGATGCTTCACTGGGAAGCAAGGATGATTTTGTTGATCAGGAGAGTTGGAACCCTACTATCATTCTTACGCGTGAAGCTAAAAAACGAGCGGTTGTCAAATCAGGACATATGGCGAAATATGCCGAAAAAAAAGAAGTGATTTTGGAAGGAAATGTAGATGCTGATTTTTTCTCCATCGAGGAAGAGCATATGTCCAATCTGAAATCAGAACGGGCCTTTGTCTATGAGAAAACTGATAATCTCCTTGCTATCGGAAACGTTGTGGTGGTCTCAGACAGCGGTGTAACACTTTTCACAGATTCCCTTTACTGGGACAATAAGCTGGAAAAGATCACATCAAATGATACTGTTATGCTGACCACTGAGACAAATGACACGCTTTACGGCGTCGGCTTTGAATCGGATGTGGACCTCAATCACTGGAAGATTTTAAAACCGTGGGGGGTTACGGGACGGGAGAAATGAGTTCGCAGTCAAATAGTGTCATTCTTAGAACTGAAGATCTCATAAAGAATTACGGGAAGAGAACGGTCTTAAAGGACGTCTGTCTGGAGTTGAAAAAAGGCGAGATTGTAGGCCTCCTTGGGCCTAACGGCGCCGGCAAAACAACCTCATTTTATATGATTACCGGGATGATAAGGCCAACAGGCGGCTCGGTCTACTTGGGAGATGATGAAATTACCGACCTCCCCATGTATCAGAGATCGCGAAGAGGTATCGGTTATCTTTCTCAGGAACCTTCCATCTTTACGAAATTATCTGTGGAGGACAACATTCGTCTCGTACTGGAGTTGACCAATTTTTCCAAGAGCGAACGAGAAGAACGGCTGGAGACTTTACTCAATGATTTGTCCATAACTGAGATCAGAAAAAACAAAGGGTACCAGCTTTCAGGTGGAGAGCGCCGCCGAACTGAAATATGCCGAGCTTTGGTCATTGATCCTGATTTTATTTTGCTCGATGAGCCTTTTGCCGGCATTGATCCCATTGCCGTAGAAGATATCCAGAATATTATTCAAAGCCTCAGTGATCGCAATATCGGAGTACTTATAACAGATCATAATGTTCGGGAGACGCTTTCTATTACTGATAGGGCATATCTTCTGTATGATGGTCAGATCCTTAAATCGGGGACTTCTGAATTTCTGGCCAACGATGAAGAAACACGTAAACTTTACCTTGGCTCAAGATTTACACTGAACTGATGTCGAAACTGTCACAAACTCTGGAACAACGTCAAAAGCTGTCGCCTCAGCAGATACTTCAGACGGTCCTTTTGCAGATGAATAGTGTTGATCTTGAAGAGAGAATTTATAAGGAGCTGGAGGAGAATCCGGCCTTGGAGATCAGTGATCCTGAACAGACTGAATCAGATTCTGAATCAGAAGAGTCCAAAGAGGATGTAGACTGGGACGAAATTCTGAATTCTGAAGATGAGGAGAGGACAGAGGGACCGTACGACAGGTCTAAGAAAGAGAGGGAAGTGCCCATCATGGAGGTGCTAACGCCGGTGGAAAGGTTGCTGGAGCATATCGACCTGCTGGATATCTCCTCTACCGACCGTGCCATTGCGAAGTCTATCATCTGGAACATTGATGAGCAGGGCTATTTGGGCACCGAAATTGACCTTATCGCAGACAGGCTTGACGCCGAGGTGAGCGATGTGAAACAGATGCTCCGGATTGTCCAGCGGATGGAGCCACCGGGGATTGCTGCCCGTGATCTTCAGGAGTGTCTGGCTGTCCAGCTCGAGTTGAGCGGGGATAATGATTTAGCGTACAAAATTATTACGGAAAAGTTTGAAGATTTTGCCAACCGCCGATTCGAGCGGCTGAAGGAGGAGCTGACCTGTAACCGGGATGAACTCCAAGAAGCATTTGATGTCATTTCCCGGCTCAATCCCAAGCCCGGCGAAGGGTCGCCAACTTCAGATGCCGACTACATTCTT
Coding sequences:
- a CDS encoding 3-deoxy-manno-octulosonate cytidylyltransferase, which translates into the protein SQLDKVIVSTDHPAVQKAMEDLNIHVMMTAENHRSGTDRVAEVAESVSGDIFINIQGDEPYIEPEIINLLMEQFQTEPTTPMATVASTNLSDEDWNDPNIVKVQVGEDRNAVGFFRVPASQMPGDYCYKHLGIYGFKRDFLIEFAGMARSANEKSLDLEQMRALDNGIPISVVITDLDSVGINRPEDLEKLKETEIIA
- a CDS encoding CTP synthase; this encodes MPKRPTKYIFVLGGVISGLGKGITSASIGYLLKSKGLSVTIMKLDPYLNVDPGTMNPYQHGEVFVLDDGSETDLDLGHYERFIDVDMSKNNNATTGQVYEAVLKRERLGDYLGQTIQVIPHITDEIKRRVYEMNKPRRFDAVIAEVGGTVGDIESLPFLETIRQIRLEKGRENVFIALVTLLPFVEASEELKTKPTQHSVMKLREIGLEPDLILCRSSFPVPKSVKEKISLFCSVPTSHVVEARDVKSIYEIPLVFHEQKVGQLVAQQLGLDGANPNIAKLEAFVDRFKNPSHEVTIALCGKYTELPDAYKSVLEAFVHAGVENDARVSIKWINSEELVSDEKCNKQFAGVDGILVLPGFGDRGTEGKILAGKYAREKKVPYLGICLGLQTAVIEFARHVCGLKKATSTEFKKRASEPVIDLMDGQKKVKRKGATMRLGAYACEVKSGTKTYKAYRKKMVSERHRHRYEVNNKFRKVLEKHGMILSGINPDLNLVEIIELPNHPWFVASQFHPELKSRVNRAHPLFRDFVKAAVTHNNSQ
- a CDS encoding 3-deoxy-8-phosphooctulonate synthase — protein: MTITVDSVVFGADAMPVIAGPCVIESRDHSLKMAAALNEIFSKLAVPFIFKSSFDKANRTAGDSFRGPGLDEGLQILAEVRSETGVPVLTDIHAPDQAQPVSEVADVIQIPAFLCRQTDLLVAAAETGKCINVKKGQFVAPGDVGAITEKIENAGNSQILLTERGVSFGYNNLVSDMRSIEMMKKTGYPVVFDATHSAQHPSAAGNRSGGDREMIPLLARAAVAAGCDALFMEIHDDVDGAKSDAATQWPLERTEELISSLARIREVVAS
- a CDS encoding HAD-IIIA family hydrolase, yielding MSKTVEQRLRKIKLLIADVDGVLTDGSIYLGNDGVEFKRFSVLDGAAVAFARAAGLKLAVISGRYSPATESRMKELGIDEDCYQGKLNKLRIYEELCHKYDLKDDEVAYIGDDLIDADVMEKVGMAIAVRNAHPFIKEIAHHCTETVGGEGAFREAVELILKGQGLYEKTLKTIKDRIASKHE
- a CDS encoding KpsF/GutQ family sugar-phosphate isomerase → MSKNKQNIDIGRNVVQIESEALTLLAKRIGEDFDKAVELVFDRSGRVVVTGMGKSGLISQKIASTFASTGTPAQFIHPSEAVHGDIGMVTSQDTALAVSNSGETYEIIQLLPIFARLNVPVIALVGRTDSTIGNKADIALDVSVEREACTLELAPTASTTATLAMGDALAIALLEKRGFKTEDFAQLHPAGSLGKKLLLTVQEIMHSGDDLPIVTDSTDVKSTLLTISEKRLGVAVVLNDEGQLCGIITDGDIRRAFEKDSDLFNKTAESLVLSEEPRWVSADTLAINALKIMEKHAITSLLVYESEKKDLAPNGLVHIHDILKAGVM
- the lptC gene encoding LPS export ABC transporter periplasmic protein LptC, yielding MKIIVPLVLMASLSGCGGSDSDASLGSKDDFVDQESWNPTIILTREAKKRAVVKSGHMAKYAEKKEVILEGNVDADFFSIEEEHMSNLKSERAFVYEKTDNLLAIGNVVVVSDSGVTLFTDSLYWDNKLEKITSNDTVMLTTETNDTLYGVGFESDVDLNHWKILKPWGVTGREK
- the lptB gene encoding LPS export ABC transporter ATP-binding protein, whose product is MSSQSNSVILRTEDLIKNYGKRTVLKDVCLELKKGEIVGLLGPNGAGKTTSFYMITGMIRPTGGSVYLGDDEITDLPMYQRSRRGIGYLSQEPSIFTKLSVEDNIRLVLELTNFSKSEREERLETLLNDLSITEIRKNKGYQLSGGERRRTEICRALVIDPDFILLDEPFAGIDPIAVEDIQNIIQSLSDRNIGVLITDHNVRETLSITDRAYLLYDGQILKSGTSEFLANDEETRKLYLGSRFTLN
- the rpoN gene encoding RNA polymerase factor sigma-54 yields the protein MSKLSQTLEQRQKLSPQQILQTVLLQMNSVDLEERIYKELEENPALEISDPEQTESDSESEESKEDVDWDEILNSEDEERTEGPYDRSKKEREVPIMEVLTPVERLLEHIDLLDISSTDRAIAKSIIWNIDEQGYLGTEIDLIADRLDAEVSDVKQMLRIVQRMEPPGIAARDLQECLAVQLELSGDNDLAYKIITEKFEDFANRRFERLKEELTCNRDELQEAFDVISRLNPKPGEGSPTSDADYILPDLLVEEVDGKLLVSVNDGNLPDIRLSSLYGNLLKAKNGNSSDVKIFLKKKVESAKWFVLAVQQRQLTMIKVMNAIINRQDAFFSGDTSTLRPMILKNIADAIEMDISTVSRVTRGKYVQTPWGVFELKHFFSEGMTTESGEEVSTKLVKDVLKKIIDSENKGHPNSDDKLAEMMKEKGYLIARRTVAKYREKLKIPVARLRRALP